From a single Alkalihalophilus pseudofirmus genomic region:
- the nadE gene encoding ammonia-dependent NAD(+) synthetase — MTTTQQQIQEELYTRPSIDPKKEVRTRVDFLKDYLLKTGTKGYVLGISGGQDSSLAGKLAQIAVDELNDEKGDSYQFIAVRLPYGIQHDEDDAQLALEFIKPSVIKTVNIKAAVDASEAAFNQATGEEMSDFHKGNTKARERMKVQFDLAAHYGCLVIGTDHAAEAITGFFTKYGDGACDIAPLFGLNKRQGKDLLRVLEADERLYLKVPTADLEDDKPGIPDEVALGMTYENLDDYLEGREVDSDIKRRIEQRYKLTEHKRQLPVTIYDEWWK; from the coding sequence ATGACAACAACACAACAGCAAATTCAAGAGGAACTATATACAAGACCTTCTATTGACCCGAAAAAGGAAGTCAGAACAAGAGTGGACTTCTTAAAGGATTATTTATTGAAAACAGGTACAAAAGGGTACGTGTTAGGGATTTCTGGTGGTCAAGATTCCAGCTTAGCTGGTAAATTGGCACAAATCGCTGTTGATGAATTAAATGATGAAAAAGGTGATTCGTATCAATTTATTGCTGTTAGACTCCCATATGGCATTCAGCATGATGAAGATGATGCCCAGCTTGCCTTAGAATTCATTAAGCCAAGTGTGATCAAAACGGTAAATATTAAAGCAGCAGTCGATGCAAGCGAGGCTGCATTTAACCAAGCAACAGGAGAAGAAATGTCTGACTTCCATAAAGGGAATACAAAGGCACGTGAGAGAATGAAAGTACAATTTGACTTAGCTGCTCATTATGGCTGCTTAGTAATCGGTACTGATCATGCTGCAGAGGCGATTACTGGGTTCTTTACAAAATACGGAGACGGCGCCTGTGATATTGCTCCTTTATTTGGATTAAATAAACGACAAGGCAAAGACTTGTTAAGAGTTCTTGAAGCTGATGAGCGTTTATACTTAAAAGTGCCTACGGCCGATTTAGAAGATGATAAACCTGGCATTCCTGATGAAGTGGCACTTGGAATGACGTATGAAAATTTAGATGATTACTTAGAGGGCAGGGAAGTAGATTCAGATATAAAGAGAAGAATCGAACAGCGTTACAAATTAACAGAACATAAGCGTCAGCTGCCTGTAACGATCTATGACGAGTGGTGGAAATAA
- a CDS encoding DMT family transporter translates to MERKKLWLIYGMLTLATATWGSAFIAGKFAIESFEPATIAFLRFLGAAILLFPIMWFFEKNRPKPTIKDWGMFALLGLTGIAIYNICFFLASKHAPVIKSSLFIAANPMLIVLLSGLFLKEVITKKQIIGLFLALTGVVLIVTEGNASVITQFQFEMIDLVLLGAVITWALYSVLGRVVLKKYSPIVSTTYAVAFGTVFLLPFSLVEQPWNAIGTATPAAWLSIAHMSVLVTVVSFILYYYGIQQIGAARASIFINVMPLSAVIMATIFLGETFTASSMIGALFVLSGVYVGTYVHKKRIKRLRHAS, encoded by the coding sequence GTGGAGAGAAAAAAGCTATGGTTGATCTATGGCATGCTGACGCTAGCAACAGCCACATGGGGAAGTGCTTTTATTGCAGGGAAATTTGCGATTGAAAGCTTTGAACCAGCGACAATTGCTTTCTTGCGATTTTTAGGAGCAGCTATTTTATTATTTCCAATTATGTGGTTTTTCGAGAAAAATAGACCAAAACCAACTATTAAGGATTGGGGGATGTTTGCTTTATTAGGCCTGACAGGGATTGCAATCTATAATATTTGTTTCTTCTTGGCCAGCAAGCATGCGCCAGTGATTAAAAGCTCTTTGTTTATAGCGGCAAATCCGATGTTAATTGTTTTGTTATCTGGTCTCTTTCTAAAAGAAGTGATCACTAAAAAGCAGATCATTGGGTTGTTCCTTGCATTAACTGGCGTTGTCTTGATTGTGACGGAGGGGAATGCGAGTGTAATCACTCAATTTCAATTTGAAATGATTGATCTTGTTTTATTAGGAGCTGTGATTACTTGGGCTCTATACAGTGTTTTAGGCAGAGTGGTTCTGAAAAAATACAGTCCGATCGTCTCCACTACGTATGCAGTAGCTTTTGGCACCGTCTTTTTATTACCATTCTCGTTAGTTGAACAGCCTTGGAATGCCATAGGCACGGCCACACCGGCAGCGTGGCTTTCGATTGCTCATATGAGTGTTTTGGTTACGGTTGTCAGCTTTATCCTATACTATTACGGTATTCAACAAATTGGGGCAGCAAGGGCTTCGATCTTTATTAATGTGATGCCGTTGTCAGCAGTAATCATGGCGACAATCTTCTTAGGCGAAACGTTCACCGCTTCTTCGATGATTGGAGCATTATTTGTTTTAAGCGGCGTGTATGTTGGAACCTATGTGCATAAAAAAAGGATAAAGCGTTTGAGGCATGCAAGTTAG
- the metA gene encoding homoserine O-acetyltransferase MetA, giving the protein MPIKIPDHLPAKEVLNSENIFVMDESRAYSQDIRPLKIIILNLMPIKETTETQLLRLLGNTPLQVDVSFLYPDTHVSKNTPHEHLQSFYKTFEEIESKKFDGMIITGAPIEKLDFEQVDYWDELKRIMDWSVKNVTSTLHICWGAQAGLYHHYGVRKYKLDQKIFGVFTHSIEQPNVKLLRGFDDEFLAPHSRHTDIRLEDLEDVPELDVLSVSEDAGVYLVAAKNGKQIFVTGHSEYDTCTLEEEYRRDLERGLDISLPENYFPDNNSEAKPKLKWRAHSNLLFSNWLNYYVYQETPYDLSEE; this is encoded by the coding sequence ATGCCTATTAAGATCCCAGATCACTTACCTGCAAAAGAAGTATTAAATAGCGAAAATATTTTCGTCATGGATGAAAGCCGTGCCTACTCACAAGATATTAGACCACTTAAGATCATTATATTAAATTTGATGCCCATTAAAGAAACAACTGAAACACAATTGCTTCGCTTACTTGGTAATACCCCGCTGCAAGTCGATGTTTCATTTCTATATCCTGATACTCATGTCTCTAAAAATACACCACATGAACACCTGCAGTCGTTTTATAAAACATTTGAAGAAATTGAATCCAAAAAGTTCGATGGAATGATTATAACGGGCGCCCCCATTGAAAAGCTTGATTTTGAACAAGTTGACTATTGGGATGAATTAAAGCGTATTATGGATTGGAGTGTCAAAAATGTGACGTCCACTCTTCATATATGCTGGGGAGCTCAAGCTGGCTTGTATCATCATTACGGTGTTAGAAAATATAAACTAGATCAAAAAATATTTGGTGTTTTTACTCACAGCATTGAACAGCCGAATGTTAAATTGCTGCGAGGGTTTGATGATGAATTTTTAGCCCCGCATTCTAGACATACAGATATTAGACTGGAAGACCTAGAAGATGTTCCTGAACTTGATGTATTAAGTGTCTCAGAGGATGCAGGTGTTTATTTAGTTGCTGCTAAAAATGGCAAACAAATCTTTGTCACAGGTCATTCAGAATATGATACTTGTACGCTTGAAGAAGAGTACCGCCGTGATCTTGAAAGAGGATTAGATATCTCCTTGCCAGAGAATTACTTTCCGGATAACAACTCTGAAGCTAAGCCTAAGCTCAAATGGCGTGCTCATTCTAACTTATTATTTTCAAATTGGCTTAATTACTATGTGTACCAAGAAACGCCATATGATTTAAGTGAAGAATAA
- a CDS encoding acyl-CoA thioesterase has protein sequence MFISETKVEVRYAETDQMGIVHHSNYVVWFELGRTHLIKEIGFNYAEMEAEGILSPVTDIQVSYKHPATYGEEVIVKTWVERYDGIRVAYGYEVINSKGQICVTGESSHCCVKKDTFRPISIRKQLPEWHEVYEKIKK, from the coding sequence ATGTTCATTTCTGAAACAAAAGTAGAAGTCCGTTATGCTGAAACAGATCAAATGGGTATTGTTCATCATTCCAATTATGTCGTGTGGTTTGAATTAGGGCGTACCCATCTAATAAAAGAAATAGGCTTTAATTATGCCGAGATGGAAGCAGAAGGAATTCTTTCGCCGGTCACTGATATTCAAGTGTCATATAAACACCCGGCGACATACGGGGAAGAAGTAATTGTTAAAACCTGGGTTGAGCGTTACGATGGAATTAGGGTGGCCTATGGCTATGAAGTAATAAACAGCAAGGGGCAGATATGTGTGACTGGTGAAAGTTCACATTGCTGCGTAAAGAAAGATACATTTAGACCGATTTCTATTAGAAAGCAATTGCCAGAGTGGCATGAGGTTTACGAAAAAATAAAAAAATAA
- a CDS encoding ribonuclease H family protein, translating to MKIRIEWYYQLPKGKMTYFMKSEFMLLKEVLLLSDDLEKSGRLKSIEYYDEDDRSWTKKELIKLSKIHETEPQDVRIYVDGGFDKKSKLAGLGIVIYFTQHKKNWRIRRNEQIEYIADNNEAELAAMHLALQMLEEEEVRHQTITFYSDSQVAVNQASGEWPSYEDHYNLWLNKIDELKQKLKLTCEFIQIDRKENKEADQLANQALAGIEISGKKETSS from the coding sequence ATGAAAATAAGAATCGAATGGTATTACCAGCTTCCTAAAGGTAAAATGACATACTTTATGAAATCAGAGTTTATGCTGCTTAAAGAGGTATTGCTCCTTTCTGATGATTTAGAGAAGAGTGGACGATTAAAATCCATTGAATATTATGATGAAGATGACCGGAGCTGGACAAAAAAAGAGTTAATCAAGCTATCAAAAATCCACGAGACAGAACCACAAGATGTAAGGATCTATGTAGACGGCGGCTTTGATAAAAAAAGCAAATTAGCAGGCTTGGGGATTGTCATTTATTTTACCCAACACAAAAAAAATTGGCGTATTAGAAGAAATGAACAAATTGAATATATAGCTGATAACAATGAAGCAGAGCTTGCAGCCATGCATTTAGCGCTTCAAATGTTAGAAGAGGAAGAAGTCAGGCATCAAACGATTACATTTTATTCTGACTCGCAAGTTGCAGTGAATCAAGCATCGGGAGAATGGCCGAGTTATGAAGATCATTATAACCTTTGGCTAAATAAAATAGACGAACTGAAACAAAAACTTAAGCTTACATGTGAATTTATACAAATTGACCGCAAAGAAAACAAAGAAGCAGACCAGCTGGCCAACCAAGCATTAGCCGGAATCGAAATTTCAGGTAAAAAGGAAACTTCTTCATAA
- a CDS encoding copper resistance D family protein, with amino-acid sequence MISLSNVVLSFAFLILTGYHLLALIPEGKRAAIDVPRWLLLLLTGLIPFMLLAPVWNILTVLVTQFQVSWVEALYTVFLSYSSGQAAWLSILTAVVLFVLTIRNSGSVYMKVSALLLVLILIALSGWASHAASLTGLSGFIANTGHLLGVSAWIGVLFVLGWFGKHLTDAKAFSAWFSPLALVSVTLIIGSGFLLMGEIVPEYVNAWMLTYGQLLLIKHILFIPLLLFGAHHIWLIRKSNNQINLGKLQMTFRIEALIAFIIIAISAFMTEETPPHEVIQTLQTENTSFLFELFQQQPLLVNQMLQLEWNMHSVSLIALSFVFLLTASRWLTGRVKVWSAMASLFVFCFLFYAGLMQSVLAVDTAVDETIYETKIEAIEASYASDSIVSLLAAEELDEHSVMTIYTVNDQDLVAEVLEATADGYKRLPAAMLTVGGTAVTDEDQKIRTFRVQHGNWHDEAYKYTYITFGMIKEPVDVARVQIHYEGGSYIAELENHVFINKVSSQELWNDQHPIDFLSDDGSVIETYARQVMEEGVYCH; translated from the coding sequence ATGATTTCTTTAAGTAATGTCGTCTTAAGCTTTGCATTTCTTATCTTAACGGGATATCACTTATTAGCCTTAATACCTGAGGGGAAAAGGGCGGCCATAGATGTTCCGAGGTGGCTTCTTCTCTTGTTGACGGGACTCATACCCTTTATGCTGCTAGCGCCTGTGTGGAATATATTAACGGTGTTAGTAACACAATTTCAAGTGAGCTGGGTTGAAGCACTGTATACAGTATTCCTCAGTTACTCATCAGGCCAGGCGGCATGGTTAAGTATTTTGACAGCTGTAGTTTTATTTGTCCTTACGATACGAAATAGCGGCTCGGTCTATATGAAAGTCAGCGCATTACTTTTAGTCCTCATTTTAATTGCATTATCAGGCTGGGCAAGTCACGCTGCATCTTTAACTGGTCTATCTGGATTTATTGCAAACACTGGTCATCTGCTTGGTGTTTCTGCTTGGATCGGCGTCTTGTTTGTATTGGGATGGTTTGGGAAGCATCTTACTGATGCGAAAGCCTTTAGTGCGTGGTTTTCACCTCTGGCGTTGGTTAGTGTAACTCTCATCATTGGATCAGGATTTTTATTGATGGGTGAGATCGTACCTGAATATGTAAATGCTTGGATGTTAACGTACGGTCAACTATTACTAATCAAACATATTCTATTTATTCCTTTATTACTGTTTGGGGCGCACCATATATGGTTGATTCGAAAATCTAATAATCAAATAAATCTTGGAAAGCTGCAAATGACATTTCGAATCGAAGCACTTATTGCCTTTATTATCATCGCGATCTCTGCCTTTATGACGGAGGAGACACCACCGCATGAAGTGATTCAAACGCTGCAAACGGAAAATACATCGTTTTTGTTTGAGTTATTTCAACAGCAGCCGCTGCTAGTGAATCAGATGCTGCAATTAGAATGGAATATGCATTCTGTTAGCTTGATCGCTTTAAGCTTTGTATTTCTTTTGACTGCATCCAGATGGTTAACAGGCAGAGTGAAGGTATGGTCTGCAATGGCTTCTTTGTTCGTTTTCTGCTTTCTCTTTTATGCGGGACTAATGCAGAGTGTCTTAGCTGTAGATACAGCTGTTGACGAGACAATTTACGAGACGAAAATTGAAGCAATCGAAGCGAGCTATGCTAGTGATTCGATTGTCAGCCTCTTAGCAGCTGAAGAGCTTGATGAACACAGTGTGATGACTATTTATACGGTTAATGATCAGGACCTTGTCGCCGAAGTACTAGAAGCAACAGCTGATGGCTATAAAAGATTACCAGCAGCTATGTTAACGGTTGGCGGAACTGCTGTCACTGATGAAGATCAGAAAATTAGAACGTTCCGTGTTCAACATGGGAATTGGCATGACGAAGCTTATAAATACACGTATATAACATTCGGAATGATTAAAGAACCTGTTGATGTAGCAAGAGTTCAAATTCATTATGAAGGCGGCTCGTATATTGCTGAACTTGAAAACCATGTATTCATTAATAAAGTTTCAAGTCAAGAACTATGGAATGATCAGCATCCTATTGATTTCTTATCAGATGATGGAAGCGTCATCGAAACCTATGCAAGACAGGTAATGGAGGAAGGCGTTTATTGTCATTAG
- the tlp gene encoding small acid-soluble spore protein Tlp yields MAKPDNRADNVEKLQQMKENTQHNIEAAEESMANTDMTAEQKQQIKQKNANRQESIESFESEIQDESQARENGYQQ; encoded by the coding sequence ATGGCAAAGCCAGATAACCGTGCAGATAATGTTGAAAAGCTACAACAGATGAAAGAAAACACACAGCACAATATTGAAGCTGCTGAGGAGTCTATGGCAAATACGGATATGACTGCAGAACAAAAACAGCAGATCAAACAAAAGAATGCGAATCGTCAAGAAAGCATCGAATCATTCGAATCTGAAATCCAAGACGAATCCCAAGCAAGAGAAAACGGGTACCAACAGTAA
- a CDS encoding PHP domain-containing protein, translating into MSTIKNSDLHMHSTASDGNYTPKDLMDKCKEAGLEIVALTDHDTVQGVEAAIEAGQALGLAVIPGIELSTKIHGKSVHILGYGIDYTNNNLKSFLATQQQYRSERLDEMIAKLSRIGIELNRQQVLKHVDGGSIGRPHVAKAMIDAGYVNSVSEAFDEFLAEGKPGFVEKQKEMTVKEAIEFIHKYEGVAIVAHPDYYGLDEEIESWVIEWGLDGIEAFHRDHNRSAVERYSSLARSIEGRSGRRLLLTGGSDFHDEEYGRVPEPLGVTRLENRYAEALLERIEESGS; encoded by the coding sequence ATGAGCACCATCAAAAATAGTGATCTTCACATGCATTCCACTGCTTCAGACGGAAATTACACTCCAAAAGATTTGATGGATAAATGCAAGGAGGCGGGGCTTGAAATAGTAGCACTCACTGACCATGATACTGTTCAGGGGGTAGAGGCCGCTATCGAAGCCGGACAAGCACTTGGACTGGCGGTTATTCCTGGAATTGAACTTTCTACAAAGATTCATGGCAAAAGTGTACATATTCTTGGCTATGGCATTGATTATACCAACAATAACTTGAAAAGTTTTTTAGCTACGCAGCAGCAGTATCGCAGTGAGCGTTTAGATGAGATGATTGCTAAGCTTTCAAGAATTGGTATTGAGCTAAACCGTCAGCAAGTGTTAAAGCATGTAGATGGGGGAAGCATAGGCAGGCCTCATGTGGCCAAAGCGATGATTGATGCAGGATATGTAAACTCAGTAAGTGAGGCTTTTGATGAATTTTTAGCAGAAGGCAAGCCAGGGTTTGTTGAAAAACAAAAAGAAATGACTGTCAAAGAAGCAATTGAGTTCATCCATAAGTATGAGGGCGTGGCGATTGTTGCTCATCCCGATTATTACGGATTAGATGAAGAAATCGAGTCTTGGGTAATAGAATGGGGGCTAGATGGAATAGAAGCTTTCCATCGTGATCACAACCGATCAGCAGTTGAGAGATATTCAAGCTTAGCACGCTCAATTGAAGGGCGCAGTGGAAGACGGCTCTTACTCACTGGCGGCTCAGATTTCCATGACGAGGAATATGGAAGGGTCCCAGAGCCACTTGGTGTGACAAGGCTTGAAAACCGTTATGCAGAAGCATTATTAGAACGTATAGAAGAGAGCGGCTCATGA
- a CDS encoding DUF4352 domain-containing protein yields the protein MKGKVVLLSALLILLVLVGGYAFSSQPASSSLDDQESMGTVERGEQTQEINGLKMTVNNVRTEESEQEGMHNVIIDITLENASSTVQEFSLFKMSLADPEGYAYTHSSRVETKGILGGQLHPERKNRGEIAFEVPVHEEYEMIYTDHLRTGQVTWPITLDQ from the coding sequence ATGAAAGGAAAAGTTGTTTTATTATCAGCTTTATTAATTTTGCTTGTTTTAGTAGGGGGATACGCTTTTAGCAGCCAGCCCGCTTCTTCTAGTTTAGATGACCAAGAGAGCATGGGTACAGTGGAAAGAGGCGAGCAGACCCAAGAGATTAACGGGTTAAAAATGACGGTTAACAATGTCCGCACAGAAGAATCAGAACAAGAAGGAATGCACAATGTCATCATTGACATTACTCTTGAAAATGCAAGTTCTACAGTTCAAGAATTTTCATTGTTTAAAATGAGTTTAGCTGACCCAGAAGGTTATGCCTATACGCACTCTTCACGCGTAGAAACAAAAGGAATCTTGGGCGGGCAGCTTCACCCTGAACGTAAAAATCGCGGTGAAATTGCATTTGAAGTACCTGTGCATGAAGAATATGAGATGATTTATACAGACCATCTTAGAACGGGCCAAGTAACATGGCCGATCACATTAGACCAATAG
- a CDS encoding AAA family ATPase, with protein MLREQWTKEQIEQWLKSVDLGEQNFQEATALQLINQLEANSTIGETNKIRGELYARLAVERESRVHSLNDHLLHEWINKALKSDHSNEKAHSVRLKLIVEQCRHLPIPSKFPPIRETDHGSAKKKTAELYYDIALEFGRLDEQMKTYFTQAEESLQYADNEEYGEVIRSLQRIYDLFVEPFEMIEAATREYANSLTGIYYSAAQFSQIHQAVKQIEQTKKEWEEQLDQAAASKGNTELSALEELDSMIGLHDVKKRIAKLYQFLHYQKARKEQGFRFKDELSLHMILTGNPGTGKTRLARLIAKIYYELGLLERPEVYEVDRSQLVGGYVGQTEEQTTQAIERALGGVLFIDEAYSLKRQGQSTQDYGQAAIDTLVSAMTSGKYQGKFAVILAGYPEEMRNFLRANPGLRSRFPEQNHVQIENYSTDELIEMAKNVAVENDFVITEEAIMALKERIEKQQVDESFGNGRTVKNIVLDAIFQKGASVQLDKVESNDFLLLEAGDFKSEVSSKTTEENDPLEQLNELIGLTEAKKTIERLTSFVKVQQLRREHHLEVKPIGLHAVFTGNPGTGKTTVARIYAKALHQLGLLKRGHMVEVSRADLVAGYVGQTAIKTREKIVDALGGVLFIDEAYSLLGKGENDFGAEALATLVQEMTVHDENLVVVMAGYKMEMQKLLEVNPGLRSRFKNEVEFSDYTVSELKEILLKRAHLHGYQFNQEAMNSLSELIPKEGHPGNGRFVAGLLESLIQAQATRLAAERQAHIDKDMLTTITKEDMLFLQKMEG; from the coding sequence ATGTTACGGGAACAATGGACAAAAGAACAAATTGAGCAATGGCTAAAGTCAGTGGACCTGGGTGAGCAAAACTTTCAGGAAGCAACGGCTTTGCAGCTTATCAACCAGCTTGAGGCAAATTCTACTATAGGTGAAACAAATAAGATTCGTGGAGAGCTCTATGCAAGGCTTGCTGTAGAAAGAGAAAGCCGAGTACACTCTTTAAATGATCATTTGTTACATGAATGGATCAATAAGGCTCTCAAATCAGATCACTCAAATGAAAAAGCTCATTCTGTAAGATTGAAACTAATCGTAGAGCAATGCAGACACTTGCCGATCCCATCTAAATTCCCGCCCATCAGGGAAACAGACCATGGCAGCGCTAAGAAAAAGACGGCTGAGCTGTATTACGATATAGCTCTAGAGTTCGGCAGACTAGATGAGCAGATGAAAACGTATTTTACACAAGCAGAAGAATCACTTCAATATGCTGATAACGAGGAGTACGGTGAAGTGATCCGTTCGCTTCAGCGCATTTACGACTTATTTGTAGAACCTTTTGAAATGATTGAAGCAGCAACGAGGGAATATGCAAACTCTTTAACAGGTATTTATTATTCAGCAGCACAGTTCAGTCAAATCCACCAAGCGGTAAAACAAATTGAACAGACTAAAAAAGAGTGGGAAGAGCAATTAGATCAAGCGGCCGCTTCAAAAGGCAATACTGAATTAAGTGCTCTTGAAGAGCTTGATTCAATGATCGGACTTCATGATGTAAAAAAAAGAATTGCTAAACTGTATCAATTTTTGCATTATCAAAAAGCACGTAAAGAGCAAGGGTTTCGCTTTAAAGATGAATTAAGCTTACATATGATATTGACTGGAAACCCAGGTACAGGTAAGACTCGTTTAGCAAGATTGATTGCAAAAATTTATTATGAGCTTGGTCTGCTAGAACGGCCTGAAGTATATGAAGTAGACCGCTCTCAGCTTGTCGGAGGTTATGTTGGTCAAACAGAGGAGCAGACCACTCAAGCAATTGAACGAGCTTTAGGCGGTGTTCTTTTTATTGATGAAGCTTATAGTTTAAAGCGCCAAGGACAATCAACTCAAGATTATGGTCAAGCGGCCATTGATACCTTGGTCTCAGCGATGACGAGCGGGAAGTATCAAGGCAAATTCGCTGTCATTTTAGCTGGATATCCAGAAGAAATGAGAAACTTTCTTCGTGCAAACCCGGGGCTTAGAAGCCGCTTTCCCGAGCAAAACCATGTGCAGATTGAAAATTATTCTACAGATGAATTAATCGAGATGGCCAAGAATGTGGCAGTTGAAAATGATTTTGTGATAACAGAAGAAGCCATTATGGCCTTAAAAGAGCGAATCGAAAAACAACAAGTAGACGAATCCTTTGGAAACGGACGCACTGTAAAAAACATTGTATTAGATGCTATCTTTCAAAAAGGAGCATCTGTTCAATTAGATAAGGTGGAGTCGAATGATTTTCTTCTCTTAGAAGCAGGAGATTTCAAATCAGAAGTCTCTTCCAAAACAACTGAAGAAAACGATCCGCTCGAACAATTAAATGAACTCATTGGCCTAACAGAAGCGAAAAAAACGATTGAACGTCTCACTTCATTTGTTAAAGTACAGCAGTTAAGAAGGGAGCATCACTTAGAAGTCAAACCTATTGGGCTGCATGCGGTCTTTACCGGAAACCCTGGAACAGGAAAAACGACGGTCGCAAGAATTTATGCTAAAGCACTTCATCAGCTTGGACTTCTTAAAAGAGGGCATATGGTCGAAGTGAGCCGTGCTGACCTTGTTGCAGGTTATGTGGGGCAGACGGCTATCAAGACGAGAGAAAAGATTGTCGATGCCCTAGGCGGTGTCTTATTTATTGATGAAGCCTACTCATTGCTTGGCAAAGGAGAAAATGACTTCGGTGCAGAAGCTCTTGCGACCCTCGTTCAAGAGATGACTGTGCACGATGAAAATTTGGTTGTAGTCATGGCGGGCTATAAAATGGAGATGCAAAAATTACTAGAAGTGAACCCCGGACTGCGTTCACGTTTTAAAAATGAAGTAGAGTTTAGTGATTATACGGTAAGCGAGCTAAAAGAGATCTTATTAAAACGAGCACATCTTCATGGATATCAATTTAATCAAGAGGCGATGAATTCCCTTTCTGAGCTCATCCCTAAAGAAGGACATCCAGGCAACGGCCGTTTTGTTGCAGGGTTACTCGAATCCTTAATACAAGCACAAGCAACGCGATTAGCAGCAGAGAGACAAGCACATATAGATAAAGACATGCTTACAACGATCACGAAAGAAGATATGTTGTTCCTGCAAAAAATGGAGGGGTAG
- a CDS encoding copper resistance CopC family protein, protein MKKWLFMVICSLILLLPLKGFAHSYVSESSPADGETVMEAVDELHLLFSGGIEPFSTVTVKKDGEEIETGEIIIDSPSMYVEMSESLTAGTYEVEWQAIGSDTHLTEGQYSFNVDESVNASPEDEEPAEERQIIDDVETEETVLDNEQAEESNAAENTDVNEENALLMIGALALITMIIIGVIGLRGRKK, encoded by the coding sequence ATGAAAAAGTGGTTGTTTATGGTCATATGCAGTCTCATTTTATTGCTTCCTTTAAAAGGCTTTGCCCATTCTTATGTGAGTGAGTCATCGCCCGCGGACGGAGAAACGGTAATGGAAGCTGTGGATGAATTACATCTTTTATTTAGTGGTGGTATTGAACCATTTAGCACGGTAACTGTTAAAAAAGATGGAGAAGAAATAGAAACTGGTGAAATAATTATTGACAGTCCTTCTATGTATGTAGAAATGAGTGAATCATTAACGGCGGGCACGTATGAAGTGGAGTGGCAGGCTATTGGTTCGGATACTCACCTTACAGAGGGACAATATTCGTTTAATGTTGATGAATCGGTAAATGCTTCACCTGAGGATGAGGAACCAGCCGAGGAAAGACAAATTATCGATGATGTGGAGACTGAAGAAACGGTTTTAGATAACGAACAAGCCGAAGAAAGTAATGCTGCAGAAAACACTGATGTCAATGAAGAAAATGCCCTCTTGATGATCGGTGCCCTAGCCTTGATTACAATGATCATAATAGGAGTTATTGGACTAAGAGGACGTAAGAAATGA
- a CDS encoding TVP38/TMEM64 family protein has translation MIKKIGIISMYVLLALVIYYYGESLLLWIREGGANYILLTAVLATLFALFPIIPYPIIGGVLGAAYGPVLGSFMTWVGSSLASIIMFIFVRYGYQDWGLQLLKRYKALNKVTSLFERNAFMTIFLTRLIPIIPSIIVNIYSALSRVKFLSYAIASSLGKVPSMILFAVVGNSVVNDPGQLVIIAGFYLLFLLVVYVLYRVWQRIAESKEKLPEL, from the coding sequence ATGATCAAAAAAATAGGTATTATTAGTATGTATGTTTTGCTCGCTTTAGTGATTTATTATTACGGAGAGTCACTCTTACTATGGATTCGCGAAGGCGGCGCAAATTATATCTTGTTAACTGCTGTACTTGCTACACTTTTTGCTTTATTTCCTATTATTCCATATCCGATTATCGGAGGAGTTTTGGGAGCCGCCTACGGACCTGTATTAGGCAGTTTTATGACGTGGGTAGGATCATCATTAGCATCAATCATTATGTTTATTTTCGTAAGATATGGTTATCAAGATTGGGGACTTCAATTACTTAAGCGCTATAAGGCACTAAATAAAGTAACAAGTTTGTTTGAAAGAAATGCATTTATGACGATTTTTCTCACACGCCTGATCCCAATAATCCCCTCTATTATTGTTAATATTTATTCAGCGCTAAGCAGAGTCAAATTTTTATCTTATGCGATTGCTTCTTCGCTAGGAAAAGTCCCTTCAATGATTTTATTTGCCGTTGTCGGGAACTCTGTTGTCAACGACCCTGGCCAATTAGTCATAATAGCTGGCTTTTATCTCCTGTTTTTATTAGTCGTTTATGTACTTTATAGAGTTTGGCAAAGAATAGCTGAATCAAAAGAAAAGCTCCCTGAATTATAG